The genomic interval ATAAGGTACTTATATAAAGATAAAAATATGTTTCCTGATACTGAGAGTATAAGGGGGACATTAATGTTACAATAGGATTTTTATGTTTATTGATGAATTAGGTAACATATCATATCTATGTGAAAGGGAATGGAGAAATTTTATGAAGAAGATTAAATTTATAGCTTTAATTTCAATTGTTATTTTATGGAGTGGAAATTATATTCTTAATAGTTTTGATTTTTATAAGGTAAATAAATTAGAGAAGAAATACAATCAATGCAATGTAACGTTAATAAAGGAAGAAAACATAAAAAAAAGTAAATATATATTATATAAATCTGAATGTCCTTATGAAACTATATATTCAGCTGACATGGCAAAACGGAATTTCTTTGGAGGTTATAATTTTATAGCTCTTAATGCTAACTCTGGAAGTATTCTAGATGATGAAGCAAGTTTTATTATTGACCCAGATAATGAGTTAATTTTTATATTTAGTGAAGCAAATAAAATAAAAACAAAAATTGAGTACTATTATATTGACGAAGGAGAACATTATAATCAGTCGGATATAAATGAAAAAGAGATTATTATAAATTTCTCTGACTCAGATGCACGTATTAATGGAGATGATGATCAATATTATTATAAGATCTTAACGTATGATGATCTAAATATAAGATTAGAAGATTCAAAGAAAGTCATAATCTCTAGAACATTCATATTCCCTGTACTTGAATAGTTTACTTATCTTTAAAAGCACTAAAAAACACTTTTGTTGGATTTCTAAGTGAGTAAATGAAAAAATCTATCGGTGTTACCACAAAATGTACAGAAGTAATATAAATCTCACTTTATTCACAAGAATATATTTCTTTACAAGAGATTTATTTATATAAAAGAAAACAGGTATTTTAGTTTTAACCCACTGGGTGAAGTAAAAAACCTGTTTTTTAGTTTTATAAACATAAAAAAGCAATTTTTTTGTATAATTTCTTTGCATAAAAACAAACCAAAAAGGAGCTTTCAAATAGCAAGTATATCATGATTATTTCATGCCAAAAAGGGAATTAAAGAATATTTGAATATCAGTGAAAAATTGCCTTACTAATAAATACAACTTAAGTTAAAAATCTAGATAGGGAATTTCAATAATAATATTAAAAACTATCTTAAGATAGTTTTTAAGTGACCAAATGATATGAAATAACTAATAATAGAATGATTATAAGTAATAAAGTTGTAGAATCAGCTATTCTATACAAAAAGAAGCAAATAAAATTACATTATAGGAAAACTTAAAATAAAATAATTTGCTTAATATTCATATATAAAGTATAATGTAGATATAGCATAAATATTTTAGGATAGGTGAAATCATTATGAAAAAAATGAGAAAAATATTTAAAATTATCAGAAAAGCATTAATAATATTTATTGGAGTTTTAATCCTGTTTTTATTAGGACTTTTTATTTGGAATAAAATTCAAATAAAAAAAGAGATAAAAAGATATCCTGTTATAGGTGAAATGGTTGAGGTCAATAATCATAAGATACATGTTTACACCGAAGGCTCAGGAGATGAAACTTTAGTTTTTATGTCAGGAAGTGGAACTTCCAGTCCATTTTATGACTTTAAACCATTATGGTCACAACTAGTAAAAGACTATCGAATAGTGGTTATTGAAAAAGCAGGCTATGGTTGGAGTGATGTATCTAATGTCTCTAGAGACATTGATTATATTCTTGAGGAAACACGCTTAGCTCTAAGTATATCAAATATTGAAGGACCATTTGTTCTTGTTCCACATTCAATGTCAGGATTAGAGGCTATTAGATGGGCTCAAAAATATCCACTTGAAGTTAAAGCAATAATTGGTTTAGATCCTGCAATACCAGCTAGTTATGATGAAATAAAAGTTCCATCACAAGCTAATCTAAAAATAATTAAATTTGTGGCTGACATAGGTATTTTAAGATTAATACCAAGCATTATTGAAAATTCTGATGCTGGTAAATCTGGACTTTTATCTGATGAAGATATAAATGCATTTCGTAGTATTTTATATCGGAGAACAACGACTACTGATATGATAAATGAAGCAAAATTAGTTTTTGAAAACGCACAAAAGGTAAGAGAATCAGGAATCCCTAAAAGTACACCAATGTATTTCTTTATTTCTAATGGTAAAGAAGTTGGAGTAAGCAATTGGAAAGAAATATTATCCAGTTATGTTAATGAACTTGAAAATGGAAAATATGCATATTTAGATTGTGGACATTATGTACATAACATTGAAACTGAATATATTAAAAATGAAATAATTAATTATCTTAATGACCTTGATAATAATAATTAATCAGTATTTACACTAGGTTTTTTCCTATCCACTGCCTTAACCGCTGGTAGTGTTCTAGGTTGCACCTATTGTTTCAATAAATATTATAAAAGGAAAAAAATAATATGTGGTAAACAATCCGTTTCATTTGGAGATTCATATTTATACAATTATCATAATTCTTATATTCGTGTAAAACTAGGCATACATTATTCAAAACACATGTCGAGAGTGTAGTATTGCTAGTTAGAAAATAACAAGATATATTAATATATATTATAAAATTCATGTAAAATATTTGTTCCCTTAAACATCCTAGTTTAAGGGGATTTTTTTATTAAGGGCGTCAGAGATACGTATTTGCGTAGTTGTACTTTATTATGTTAAGATTATAAATATAATAGAATGTAATAAATAATGAACTATTGAAATAATTAATGCAGAGTGGTACTATTCTAATTGTATAGCGGTAAAATATAGCTGAATTACATATAATTTAATGATTATGAAACTGTAACAATGAGTTAAGTCAATTGGCCTTTTTTAATCTTGTTATTCATAAATTGTAGCATCAGTGATATGAGTTATTATCTTGTGATGTATTAGTAATATAGTTAAAAAGACACCCTAAATTTACTTAAAAACACAATTTATTTTGGATTGTAATAATAATATAAGTAAATTATAATAATAATTAATTTATATAACATGTGGGAGGAATAGTGATGGGAGCTTGGGGACCAAAATTATATGAAGATGATGTAGCTATAGATATTAAAGATGAGTTTAGAAATTTATTAGAAAGAGGGAAAACTACAGAAGAAGCCACTGAAATACTAATAAGAGATAACCAAGATACAATCGATGATATGGATGAAGGACCTATTTTCTGGTTTGCATTATCAGACACTCAATGGAATTTAGGAAATTTATTACCATTTGTAAAAGAAAAAGCAATAGAGCATTTTAGAAATGGTAGTGACTTAAGAAGATAGGAAAAAGAAAATCCAAAACAAGCTATAATAAGGAAAAAGGTATTAGAAGAATTGGAATTGAAATTAAATTCACCTAAGCGTGAGGTTAAAAATAAGAAAACTCGTAAAATGAGAAAGAAAAAAATTAATTTGGGAGATATATTTAGTATTCCATTACCAAATGGTAAATTTGCATTTGCAAGATTATTTAAAGAGAATGTAATCGCAGTATATAAGAAAACTTATACAGATATAATAAAATTACCATTATCAGAAGATTATCAATTTATAGTGGGTGTTTATCAGGATTTGCTTCAAGATGGTATTTGGAAAGTAGTGGATAATAGACCATTTGAATCCGAAGAAGATGCATGGGTTAGAGGGTTTATAAAAGATCCTATAAATGGTAAATACTCTATGTATTATAAGGGTAAAATCATTCCTTCTACAGAAGAAGAATGTAAAGGATTAGAACAGGTGGCAGCTTGGGATAGACATCATGTAGTAGATAGGATAATGGGTGATAATAAATGGAATATATCTTAAATATTTACTTTGCCAATTTAAATGGTAAAAATAATATAACCAACTAAACCACTAACACTTTTAACAGTTGGGTTTCATATTTTTACATAATTGCATCTGTATTTAATTTGAAGTAAAAAATTATTATAAATTACTTAAAACTAGAGAGACTATAGTCCAAACACACATCAAGAGTATAGTATGTTGAAAGAAAATAACAAGATATATTTTAATAATCTCGCTAAATTCAATTTAAGTGTTGATATTTTTTTATTGTTACATCTATGATGTAATAAGTCACTTTATAATGAAATTATAAAGTGAGGTAATTAAAATGATAAATAAAATAGATTTAATTAATGAATTAAATAAACTATCTACAAAGAATTATGAAGATGTTTTTAGTTTCATTATGTCTTTCAATAACCCTATAGAATCTAAAAGCGATATTTGTTTGAATTGTCCACATTGTGGTTCAGTTGAGTTTGTTAAAAATGGAAAAACAAACAAAGGAATTCAAAGATACATTTGTCGCGAGTGTAATAAATCATTTTGTGATACATCTAACACTCTTCTTTATAGAAGTAGATGTACTGAAGATATATGGCTAAAATTTATTGATTGTGAAATATCAGGATTATCTTTAAAAGAAACTGCTTATTATACTAATTTAAGTGTCACAACTTGTTTTTATATGCGACATAAGCTTTATAAAGCAATCAGAAACTTAAAGATGAAGGAAACTTTATCTAGTAAAGTTGAATTAGATTGTATTTATACAAAGATAAATCTTAAAGGAACCAAACCATCAAATATGCCTAGACATAGTAAAAAGAGAGGTAATACATCTGCATATTCAGGTATATCTCATCACAAAGTATGTATTGTCGCTGCAATCGATGAAAATGATAATATGTTGCTTGAGATAGCTGGAGTTGGATCGGAATCAATGGAAAAATACACTAAATATACCGATAAATTTATGGATACAACTTTAATTATTTCTGACAGTAAACCATGTATTCAACAATTTGCGAATAATTTAGGTGTTAAGAATGATAAAGTTCCTGTGATAGCCAATAAAAAACGTTATACTACTAATCTGGGTAATAGTTTAGGTGATTTTAATCAATTGGCTACCGGGATTACTAAGATTATAAAAAATAGTCATGGTGTATCTATAAGACATTTACAAGATTACTTATCGTTTTACCTATATAAAAAACAATTACATTATAGAACTAATCGAAAAGATCATGCAAATATAATGTATAACTTATTAAAATACAATCATCATTTATCTAATAAGGATACGTTAAATTTTGATTATCCAATATCTTTAAAAGATGTTTTTATGAATATCGATATGGGATTTTTGCATAATCATCAACACTTAAATTGAAAAGAACGAAAAAAATCAAAAAAAGATAATCGATTTGATGATAATTTTATGTTAAATAATAGTTTACATGAAATATTACTAAGGATTGTTATGAAACAATGTGATGTAATTGAAAGTATTAGTGCAACAATATTACAATTTTTTAAAGAAATTAAGCAGGATATTCGTTATTTCATAAGTGCAATAAAAATTATACAATTCATGGAAATAAATAAATTAAATTATTGTTTTCCAAACTTTGTAAATTCGCATAAACCGACTATAAATGCATTAGGATTATATGATATTGGTTTAGCCACTTATATTAATTGTAATCAAATTAAAAACACTGTAATTGAGAATGACTTTAATTATAATAGTTCAAATATATTTTTTGTTTCGGGTATTAATCAAGGTGGAAAAACGACGTTCTTAAGAAGTATTGGGGTATCTCAGCTATTTGCTCAAGCAGGTTTAGTTGTACCAGCAAATGAATACTCATGTACTGTTTTTAATACGATCATCTCATATTTTAATAAATCAGAAGACACAACATTAGAAAAAGGTAAATTTAAGGAAGAATTAATAAGATTAAAAGACAATTTAAAGCTTCTTGACAAAAGCAATTTAATTTTATTTAATGAACCTTTCTCTAGTACAACTACAATGATAAGGGTAGATTTATCACTAGATATTATAAAAGCTTTATCACATACAAATTCAATTATAATATTTGTAACACATTTATATGAATTGACGAGAAGAGTAAATGAGCTAAATGATTTTATGAAGGACAATGCAAAAATTACTAATTTAGTTTCATTAATAAAAGAAGATAATCGTAATATTGTAAGGCATTTTAAAATTGTTCCTGGTGAACCAACTAAATATATTGATATTCATCAGTTTGAGGAAAGTATTACAATAAAAAATTAAAATCCATTGATTATAGACAAAAAATGAAATTTAAAAGAAAAAACAACAGTATGTAGGTTTTGAAAAAAAAGGTCCTACTGAAGGAGTTTCAAAACATAAACCAGGTATTAGGTTCATTTATAAGTATAATGGTGCACGATATAGAAACAAGTCGATTGCATCTTACAAAGAAACAAATATACTAAACCCGTTTGTGGATTTGCCAGATAAATAAAATAAAACCTTTATACTAGGGGTTCTACTATTTCGCAAAACTCAGTCTAAACACATGTCGAAACTTTTGTTTACTAGAGCGAGGATAAAAATTTAAGTCATCAAAATTATAGAACGATGACTTTTTTAATTTGTAGTTGTTAAGAAAAATTATAATTGCTATAATTAAAATTATGAATAGTATTTTATTAGGAGATAATGTTATGTATGTTAGAGTTTATGACTTAAAAAATAATAGATATTATAAATCTATAGTTTATGGAATAGTTGATGGTTATATTAAACAATTTATTGTTTTAAATCCTTTTCTTAATGCATTTGAACTTGTTGATTATATTGATAAACGAAATAAAGAATGTAATACGTTCATAAATATGATTAATCCTGATAAAAGTGAGTGGGTTAGTTTAAAAAACGCTTATCTTTTAAAATATAAAAAGTACTGTAAAGAAAAGAATGTTAAATTTTCTCTTGAAGCATTCAACGGATATGAAGATATTTATAACAACTTTGAGTTTATGGAAAAACTGATAAGAGATAAATTAGTTCCAGTTGAAAAT from Mycoplasmatota bacterium carries:
- a CDS encoding alpha/beta hydrolase encodes the protein MRKIFKIIRKALIIFIGVLILFLLGLFIWNKIQIKKEIKRYPVIGEMVEVNNHKIHVYTEGSGDETLVFMSGSGTSSPFYDFKPLWSQLVKDYRIVVIEKAGYGWSDVSNVSRDIDYILEETRLALSISNIEGPFVLVPHSMSGLEAIRWAQKYPLEVKAIIGLDPAIPASYDEIKVPSQANLKIIKFVADIGILRLIPSIIENSDAGKSGLLSDEDINAFRSILYRRTTTTDMINEAKLVFENAQKVRESGIPKSTPMYFFISNGKEVGVSNWKEILSSYVNELENGKYAYLDCGHYVHNIETEYIKNEIINYLNDLDNNN
- a CDS encoding IS1 family transposase; this encodes MINKIDLINELNKLSTKNYEDVFSFIMSFNNPIESKSDICLNCPHCGSVEFVKNGKTNKGIQRYICRECNKSFCDTSNTLLYRSRCTEDIWLKFIDCEISGLSLKETAYYTNLSVTTCFYMRHKLYKAIRNLKMKETLSSKVELDCIYTKINLKGTKPSNMPRHSKKRGNTSAYSGISHHKVCIVAAIDENDNMLLEIAGVGSESMEKYTKYTDKFMDTTLIISDSKPCIQQFANNLGVKNDKVPVIANKKRYTTNLGNSLGDFNQLATGITKIIKNSHGVSIRHLQDYLSFYLYKKQLHYRTNRKDHANIMYNLLKYNHHLSNKDTLNFDYPISLKDVFMNIDMGFLHNHQHLN